One window of Pieris napi chromosome 1, ilPieNapi1.2, whole genome shotgun sequence genomic DNA carries:
- the LOC125049623 gene encoding protein artichoke-like, producing MKSFLWMMLINYIWLQSKTNAKCTSRYDEIKCIEEKECTGYIDYSVIRHGDPILQHCSDFTKFIPNYNAFCLPIYITYKVNDVENVNPQFDPNVYYDYRNCVELLDISDNKYVEIPTLPTAMNNLTIINISCNLITTAKLSSPNRFPVLSDMDFSNNLITEVEINNDEFVFTSLTKINLSHNRLWEIRDANFNAFSELQYLDLSHNEISIINAFSFEGVKNLLYLNLAHNKIKEINSSLFRFTQLKYLYLNNNELSSILLADFRYLNKVIEIDLSYNVISLIEKNVFDNMPFLKNLNLKKNLVNSMDPRMFFNTTALKSIDLSLNEIRKLPKCSFKGKSISFFDIRQNLLEGELVKGTFEGLGFIVELDISHQRLTSIEDFAFVGLDMLEVLMLNNNEIQNVSKSSFDSLRNLRRLDLSDNQILDLNFEVINLLKLQFLSLKGNLLRIIGKGNFDSLNLMEMLDVSNNNISEVESFSFKDLNELISFDISNNPLAQALENNTFKGLISLPALDISCTSLTVIKNNSFNEMTSLHTLNISHSTVNEVSFNSFINTGNINVLDLSHNLLSVFSINKTSLINLRVLYLDHNLIEIVAQDFVANFTMLSEINLAHNKIVFLYDETFSDLKRLVSLDISSNKNLRFNSTLLDKVPTVQKLNMSGIETAHTFNEKTQLTITDLDLSKCNINNVTTLRLRCLQDLNSLSINNNKVQKLEVGAFTNLTRLTFLDLSHNNLFFIQPGVFKDNYNLNVLKISHNNLNTISYGIFRGLSYLSELDLSYNKLVELRSERFYGIQNLNTLIVDFNKISSIEVEEFPLYLSVLSIGGNLIHCDNLMKLKQTSSMTVTAITLDVSNNENIDGVSCVGHDKNKRNNEMNGTDNILIDIRDILLNLSVQNRNLPKRINEDEETHIKLDTLETLLNQTIRTALYENNDHNTSELIRVVSQSLKNITHEVAHEQSVSNSLLERILKMIVTFNTVTQTTSLPVLKYNTTNESIAYIARLKQDFDNALTIEKEKILAEVSDKMLLLNKKIDGIPTVKPTEKLSTNRELKAYNSGSLFTEICVALILIILLCFTMFKIYKHVILSSRQRSYSTQHITDAIENSNL from the exons ATGAAGTCTTTTTTGT GGATGATGctgataaattatatatggctgcaatcaaaaacaaatGCGAAATGTACATCACGCTATGATGAAATAAAGTGCATAGAAGAAAAAGAGTGTACAGGTTATATAGATTATAGCGTAATAAGGCATGGTGATCCCATTTTGCAACATTGCAGTGATTTCACAAAGTTTATTCCTAATTACAATGCTTTTTGCCTACCGatatacataacatacaaAGTAAATGACGTTGAGAATGTGAATCCTCAATTTGACCCAAATGTTTATTACGATTATAGAAATTGTGTTGAATTACTGGATATCAGTGACAATAAGTATGTTGAAATCCCCACTTTACCAACAGCTATGAATAATttgacaattataaatatatcatgTAATCTTATAACCACAGCTAAGCTTAGTTCACCGAATCGTTTTCCGGTTTTGTCCGACATGGATTTTTCCAACAATTTGATAACTGAagttgaaattaataatgatgaatttgtttttactagtctaacaaaaattaatttatctcaCAATAGACTGTGGGAAATAAGAGATGCTAATTTTAATGCTTTCTCtgaattacaatatttagatTTGTCACACAAtgaaatatcaataataaatgcaTTTTCTTTCGAAGGAgtgaaaaatcttttatatttaaatttagctcataacaaaataaaagaaataaactcTTCTCTGTTTAGATTTACAcaacttaaatatttgtacTTAAATAACAATGAATTATCAAGCATATTATTAGCCGACTTTAGATATTTAAACAAAGTCATCGAGATAGATTTAAGCTATAATgttatttcattaatagaaaaaaatgtcTTCGATAATATGCctttcttaaaaaatcttaatctGAAGAAGAATTTAGTAAATTCAATGGATCCACGtatgttttttaacacaactgCTTTGAAATCTATTGATTTGTCATTGAATGAGATTCGTAAGCTACCTAAATGTAGTTTTAAGGGGAAAAGTATATCTTTCTTTGATATAAGACAAAATCTTTTGGAAGGAGAATTAGTAAAGGGTACTTTCGAAGGATTAGGTTTTATAGTTGAACTAGATATCAGCCACCAAAGGTTAACATCTATTGAAGACTTTGCTTTTGTTGGACTGGATATGTTAGAAGTTCTCATGCTTAATAATAACGAAATTCAAAATGTATCAAAAAGTTCATTTGATTCGTTACGGAACTTACGTCGTTTAGATCTATCAGATAACCAAATTCTCGATTTGAATTTTGAGGTAATTAACCTTttgaaattacaatttttatccTTAAAAGGTAATTTGTTAAGAATTATAGGAAAAGGAAACTTtgatagtttaaatttaatggaaATGTTAGATGTTTCTAACAACAACATTTCAGAAGTTGAATCTTTTTCATTTAAAGACTTAAATGAGCTTATAAGTTTTGATATAAGTAACAACCCTCTAGCTCAGGCATTagaaaacaacacttttaagGGGTTGATTTCTTTGCCTGCTCTCGATATATCGTGTACGTCACTTACAGTTATCAAAAATAACTCATTTAATGAAATGACCAGCCTTCATACTCTGAATATTTCACACAGCACTGTCAATGAAGTtagttttaatagttttatcaaTACCGGCAATATAAATGTTCTTGATTTATCGCACAATTTATTAAGCGTATTTAGTATCAATAAAACATCTTTGATTAATCTGAGAGTGTTATACCTTGATCATAACTTAATTGAAATTGTAGCACAAGACTTTGTGGCTAATTTTACTATGCTTAGTGAGATTAACTTAGCCcacaataaaatagtttttttatatgatgaaACATTCAGTGATTTGAAACGCCTTGTCTCATTAGATATatcaagtaataaaaatttgcgattcaATTCTACATTGTTAGATAAGGTTCCAACCGTACAAAAACTTAACATGTCAGGGATTGAAACAGCTCATACTTTTAACGAAAAGACGCAGCTAACAATAACTGATCTGGACTTgtcaaaatgtaatataaataatgttaccaCCCTTCGATTAAGATGTTTACAAGACTTAAATTCCTTAAGTATCAATAACAATAAAGTGCAAAAATTAGAAGTTGGAGCCTTCACTAACTTAACAAGATTAACGTTTTTAGATTTGAgccataataatttattttttatacaaccaGGAGTCTTCAAAGacaattataacttaaatgtCCTAAAAATTTCTCATAACAATTTGAATACAATCAGTTATGGTATCTTCCGTGGTTTATCTTATTTAAGTGAACTTGATTTATCTTACAACAAGCTGGTAGAGTTGAGAAGTGAGAGATTTTATGGAATTCAAAATTTGAATACTCTGATTGTAGATTTTAATAAGATTTCTAGTATCGAAGTCGAGGAATTCCCACTTTATCTATCAGTCCTGAGTATAGGTGGTAATCTTATTCATTGCGacaatttaatgaaacttaaacAGACATCAAGTATGACTGTAACTGCAATCACTTTAGATGTGAGTAACAATGAAAACATAGACGGAGTTTCCTGTGTTGGtcatgataaaaataaaagaaacaatgaAATGAATGGCACTGATAATATTCTTATCGATATAAGAGATATCCTACTAAATTTATCAGTACAAAATAGAAATCTTCCAAAGAGAATAAATGAAGATGAAGAGacacatattaaattagatacaTTGGAAACATTGTTGAATCAAACAATAAGGACGGCTCTTTACGAAAATAATGACCACAATACCAGTGAGTTGATACGCGTCGTAAGTCAgtcgttaaaaaatataacccaCGAGGTCGCACACGAACAAAGCGTTAGTAATTCTTTGTTAGAGAGAATATTGAAAATGATCGTTACTTTTAATACTGTCACTCAAACAACATCTTTACCAGTACTAAAATACAATACTACTAACGAGAGTATAGCCTACATTGCTAGACTAAAGCAAGATTTTGATAATGCTCTAACAATTGAAAAAGAAAAGATTTTGGCAGAAGTAAGTGATAAAatgttacttttaaataaaaaaattgatggTATACCAACAGTTAAACCAACAGAGAAACTTAGTACAAACCGTGAACTCAAGGCATATAATTCAGGTTCTCTGTTTACAGAAATCTGCGTTGctttaatacttataattttgttgtgttttactatgtttaaaatttataaacacgTCATACTATCATCTAGGCAAAGATCGTATAGCACGCAACATATTACAGACGCCATTGAAAATTCGAACCTATAA